In the Kitasatospora terrestris genome, one interval contains:
- a CDS encoding DUF5819 family protein: MAAVRVWSVPARAVLSVAALALAAGTLAFLAALFLHVAPANSVSRAYAAEVDAVVYPEFEQNWKLFAPDPLQQNITLDARVQTIAEDGRISTRDWFGLTARDFAAVRHNPAPSHVDQNLLRRAFDFYRSTHSEQDGAPAGPQGRLAEQYLKRIALQRTGPSSDGERILQIQFRVSTATVAPPPWSEEQVDTAAHTRELPWWPVDEADLRGLR, encoded by the coding sequence ATGGCCGCCGTGCGTGTCTGGTCGGTGCCCGCTCGGGCCGTGCTCTCGGTCGCGGCCCTCGCCCTGGCCGCCGGCACGCTGGCGTTCCTGGCCGCCCTGTTCCTGCACGTGGCACCGGCCAACTCGGTCTCGCGGGCGTACGCGGCCGAGGTCGACGCGGTGGTCTACCCCGAGTTCGAGCAGAACTGGAAGCTGTTCGCCCCCGACCCGCTGCAGCAGAACATCACGCTGGACGCCCGGGTGCAGACCATCGCCGAGGACGGCCGGATCTCCACCCGCGACTGGTTCGGGCTGACCGCGCGCGACTTCGCCGCCGTCCGGCACAACCCGGCGCCCAGCCACGTCGACCAGAACCTGCTGCGCCGGGCTTTCGACTTCTACCGGTCGACCCACTCCGAGCAGGACGGCGCGCCCGCCGGCCCGCAGGGCAGGCTCGCCGAGCAGTACCTGAAGCGGATCGCCCTGCAGCGCACCGGACCCTCCTCCGACGGCGAGCGGATCCTGCAGATCCAGTTCCGGGTCTCCACCGCCACCGTCGCCCCGCCGCCGTGGAGCGAGGAGCAGGTCGACACCGCCGCGCACACCCGCGAGCTGCCCTGGTGGCCGGTGGACGAGGCGGACCTGCGGGGGCTGCGGTGA
- a CDS encoding HTTM domain-containing protein yields MRLDALLAALTRPHGRHQLAAVRIGTALAWGGYLLREWPNRRVLYGDRSPWSAELSHRLLADSHAFTALAWSDGRLWFEAVYHLAIVAAALLLVGWRTRATSVLFAVTVLSLQNRNVLVGDGGDNVVHLLAIYLVLTRCGLVWSLDARRARRRAEPESEPGAEPRPEPEWRAVRDGLVSMLHNCGLLVIAAQVVLIYATAGWYKVQGTRWQDGTAVHYPLHLGYFSPWPALSGLVSASLLLTFALSYGTVAVQVAFPFTLANRRLKNALLLLMLGEHAAIAVVLGLPFFSLAMAAADAVFLPTAWLLGIGAVLGRLPVQLPGRRPGREVGLRVPDPEPISS; encoded by the coding sequence GTGAGACTCGACGCGCTGCTCGCCGCCCTCACCCGCCCGCACGGCCGCCACCAGCTGGCCGCGGTGCGGATCGGCACCGCCCTCGCCTGGGGCGGCTATCTGCTCCGCGAGTGGCCGAACCGGCGGGTGCTGTACGGCGACCGCTCGCCCTGGTCGGCGGAGCTCTCCCACCGGCTGCTGGCCGACAGCCACGCGTTCACCGCGCTGGCCTGGTCCGACGGACGGCTGTGGTTCGAGGCGGTCTACCACCTGGCGATCGTGGCGGCGGCGCTGCTGCTGGTCGGCTGGCGGACCCGGGCGACGAGCGTGCTGTTCGCGGTGACCGTGCTGTCGCTGCAGAACCGCAACGTGCTGGTCGGCGACGGCGGCGACAACGTGGTGCACCTGCTGGCGATCTACCTGGTGCTCACCCGCTGCGGACTGGTCTGGTCGCTGGACGCCCGACGCGCCCGCAGGCGCGCCGAGCCGGAGTCGGAGCCGGGGGCCGAGCCGCGGCCGGAGCCGGAGTGGCGGGCCGTCCGGGACGGCCTGGTCTCGATGCTGCACAACTGCGGGCTGCTGGTGATCGCCGCACAGGTGGTGCTGATCTACGCCACCGCCGGCTGGTACAAGGTGCAGGGCACCCGCTGGCAGGACGGCACCGCCGTGCACTACCCGCTGCACCTGGGCTACTTCTCGCCCTGGCCGGCGCTGTCCGGGCTGGTCTCGGCGAGCCTGCTGCTCACCTTCGCGCTGTCGTACGGCACGGTGGCCGTCCAGGTCGCCTTCCCCTTCACGCTGGCGAACCGGCGGCTGAAGAACGCGCTGCTGCTGCTGATGCTCGGCGAGCACGCCGCGATCGCGGTCGTCCTCGGGCTGCCGTTCTTCTCGCTGGCGATGGCCGCGGCGGACGCGGTGTTCCTGCCGACCGCCTGGCTGCTGGGGATCGGGGCCGTGCTCGGGCGGCTGCCGGTGCAGCTGCCGGGGCGCCGACCGGGGCGGGAGGTCGGGCTCCGGGTGCCCGACCCGGAGCCGATCAGCAGCTAA
- a CDS encoding rhodanese-like domain-containing protein translates to MSAQSPAVRFDPERQQLEEQVAAAELAWLTLDVDVATLRVEIDNFALLHHQLLGPLYARLDELDALVAEARAALSGDPEDLRLAAEARARVEPPIEPELREAEPDARRVRPDRDAQRVYRELARRAHPDLTTDEGERERRSAFIARANEAYAVGDTAALEQLAQEWSTSPDSAPAEDAAERPDWLRRRLEWLTGRIGALATEQVRLEMTPMGELLLLDRQRPELLLEELAERLLATAAERQAVLVGLLPEGPAPASHNGGTDPKDQESHQVFAQLPTIAAASVPADAPLLDVREQDEWDAGHVDGALHIPIGELIARIEELPEEKLYVMCRVGGRSAQVVQYLVAQGREAVNIDGGMYAWEAAGRPMVSASGGTAFVL, encoded by the coding sequence GTGAGTGCACAGAGCCCCGCGGTCCGCTTCGACCCGGAGCGGCAGCAGTTGGAGGAACAGGTCGCCGCGGCCGAGCTGGCCTGGCTGACCCTGGACGTCGACGTGGCCACCCTGCGGGTGGAGATCGACAACTTCGCGCTGCTCCACCACCAGCTGCTCGGCCCGCTCTACGCGCGCCTCGACGAGCTGGACGCCCTGGTCGCCGAGGCGCGGGCGGCGCTCAGCGGCGACCCGGAGGACCTGCGGCTGGCCGCCGAGGCCCGGGCCCGGGTCGAGCCGCCGATCGAGCCGGAGCTGCGCGAGGCCGAACCGGACGCCCGCCGGGTCCGCCCGGACCGCGACGCCCAGCGGGTCTACCGCGAGCTGGCCCGCCGCGCCCACCCCGACCTGACCACCGACGAGGGCGAGCGGGAGCGCCGCTCGGCGTTCATCGCCCGCGCCAACGAGGCGTACGCGGTGGGCGACACCGCCGCCCTGGAGCAGCTCGCCCAGGAGTGGTCCACCTCCCCCGACTCCGCGCCCGCCGAGGACGCCGCCGAGCGCCCGGACTGGCTGCGCCGCCGCCTGGAGTGGCTGACCGGCCGGATCGGCGCGCTCGCCACCGAGCAGGTCCGTCTGGAGATGACCCCGATGGGCGAGCTGCTGCTGCTCGACCGGCAGCGTCCCGAGCTGCTGCTGGAGGAGCTCGCCGAGCGGCTGCTGGCCACCGCCGCCGAGCGGCAGGCCGTGCTGGTCGGGCTGCTGCCCGAGGGCCCGGCCCCGGCGAGCCACAATGGGGGGACAGACCCCAAGGACCAGGAGAGTCACCAGGTGTTCGCTCAGCTGCCCACCATCGCCGCCGCCTCGGTGCCCGCCGACGCCCCCCTGCTGGACGTCCGCGAGCAGGACGAGTGGGACGCCGGGCACGTCGACGGCGCGCTGCACATCCCGATCGGCGAGCTGATCGCCCGGATCGAGGAGCTGCCGGAGGAGAAGCTGTACGTGATGTGCCGGGTCGGCGGGCGCTCCGCGCAGGTGGTGCAGTACCTCGTCGCGCAGGGCCGCGAGGCGGTCAACATCGACGGCGGCATGTACGCGTGGGAGGCCGCCGGCCGCCCGATGGTCAGCGCCTCCGGCGGGACCGCGTTCGTCCTCTGA